AGCTTGCCGACAATATAGCATAAGCTAACTGTGTAAACTATATGTGTAAACTATATGTGTAAACATACCTATGAACCGTGACTTTCCCAGGCAGGCGTAGGAAGGACCAGTGCCTGTTGCCAAACTGTCACTCCTAAGTAGATTGGCCAATAGAGCATCACCTACGCctccatgtacagtatgtgcagaggtcttaggcaccctagactttattatatatatgtttatttttttgtgtttgttagtttaaaagaacacatttgagatttccaaatattttatttattttaattttagagacatttttgtatttaattttaaaaagtgacatattactgtaagcaattgactattttttacatgaaaacttgatcaaggctgtctgagataagaagcaaggagccaaccaaagtctgcagaagaactgtggcaagttctccgacatgcttggaacaaccttcctgctgattgtcttatagaactgcaggacagcgttggctatcatagagaagtgatgcagttttaacaccgaagggtggtcaccaATAAtcttgatttgattcagtttttaactattctgtgaataaaatgtaatgtataacgtatagtacgtttattaaggacctttcattgaattatttttgaaagaatcttatctacacagagtgttatacaggtgcccaagacttttgcacagtactgtagatccCACCCATGGGGTTGTGTTCAACTGCCAACCAGAATTTCATAACCTCAACACACAACCAAAGATTTAACCCATGAGAGGCTTCGCAAAAGGGGGTTTGCTTTTAATTATATATGTTTTGATTGCGTGTGTGATTATGCTTATCAGGTAAGAGCCCTCTGGACGCAAACCTTCTGGTCgatggttgccatggcagcgtTGGCGTGGTTACCGCTCTTGGCGCGGGGGCGGAGCTGGCCGTTGGTGAGCCGCTCGTTCTCGGGCCGGGGCGGGGCAGCGGGGATGTGGCACAGAACCTCCAGCTGGAACTCCAGCGTGTGGTacggaggggtggggggcagggacaTACTGGTCACCTTCTCTGAGCACTGGATGGACagaacacactcacccacagggtctacagcagagagagagagagagagagagaaagagagagagagagagataagataCCTGGTACCACTTACTGGGGACTTACAGCAAAGCCTGTATTCCAAAGGGGATGCACAGGAGTGCAGAGATGGATTTAGACTGGAGACGATCCCAGGGGAAGAACACACTCCTGgggtttttattattgtctATTATTATAACTCTGAGGCTACAATGCTGAGTGCAGCTACAGAAGGCGgtggttctctgttctctgttcaaCAGAGGAGGCCTGAAATCCTAGGAACACAACCCCTGAATGACGCCTCAGGTGCCTGGCTGACCTCTAGGGCTGGAGCCAGAGTGACACTAACACTGACCTTCATTTACCCTCTGACGGAGCCAGGCAGACCTTCGATTAACCTCAATGACCTTAGCGTGACCCCTGAACCGGAGTGGGGGACCTCAGGGTGACCTCAGGGTGACCCTGCGGGACTGACCTCCGGAGCTGGAGAGGATGCGGGCGGGGCAGGACGGGGAGTGCAGGATGGGCATGGTGTCCGTGTTGCTGAGCTGCAGGGCGTCGCCCTTCTTGACGCTGTAGTGGCCCGTGACGATGGTGAACTTCACCTTCTGCGGGAGACCCGCCAACAGGTTGTCTGGGAAACAAAGAAGGGGCGGGGTTTAGGTGACACCGGTAAGCTGGCGTACCTAATATCACACCAGCATACTGCTCTGACCGAGCGGCCTACTGCTTAGAGTCTCACTGGGCTCATCTCATAGAAAATGGTCGTCATTTACTCTGGTTCCAAATATATAAATTAGCaacacaggaagagagagacagaaatatAGCAACAGGCAatagagaaagacagacataaACTCTCAGAGCTAGAATGACAAACAGAAATAGGGacggacagagacagaaagaaacagaaagataaGACACAGCtctagacagagacagagagagagagagagagagagagagagagattaacagAAAGGCAACCAGACGACCAAAGAGACAGAaatagagaggagagacagacacagacctgTGAGGGGCTGCACGGTGAGTTGGGGCTCCTGAGAGTACACCTCGTACTGCACAATGGGGTAGATATGCGGCAGGACAAACTGCACTCGCCCCACTGtggcacagagctgcctcaaGGTGTAGGTACCGGGCTCTCCACTCTGCAGGGACAGATATAggcaaaaactaaaaactaaaataataacaaaaatcagGTGCCTGTggcttaataaaaataataaagattaTTTCACACAGGGGAACGCAGTCCCTGTCTGTTCACACAGGAGAATGCAGTCGCTGTCTGTTCACACAGGAGAACGCAGTCCCTGTCTGTTCACACAGGAGAACGCAGTCCCTGTCTGTTCACACAGGAGAACGCAGTCCCTGTCTGTTCACACAGGAGAACGCAGTCCCTGTCTGTTCACACAGGAGAACGCAGTCCCTGTCTGTTCACACAGGAGAATGCAGTCGCTGTCTGTTCACACAGGAGAACGCAGTCCCTGTCTGTTCACACAGGAGAACGCAGTCCCTGTCTGTTCACACAGGAGAACGCAGTCCCTGTCTGTTCACACAGGAGAATGCAGTCGCTGTCTGTTCACACAGGAGAACGCAGTCCCTGTCTGTCAGCGTacggagggagggaagcggccTTACGGGCGCGGTGAAGAGGACGCTGTTGTTGCCGGGCGACAGCGTGACGTCCTCGGCCCTCAGCAGCTGGGCGCCCTCCTCCATGGAGACGGGGCCGGAGCTGGGCGTGTCCAGGGAGGCGGAGCTGTCGTTGCGGCGCAGCAGCAGGTGCACGTTCTTGCAGACCACGCCCGTGGAGTTGAGGCCCCCGTCGGTGGGGCTCCGGTCCTGCATCTCGTGCAGCTCCAGGGGCGGGGCCGAGgcccggggggggaggggccccCCGCCCCAGCTCTCCCCTCCCCCGGTGAACAGCACGGTCCCGCCGGGCCCGGACCGCCGCCtgccggccccgccccccgtccCGGAGGCCCGCCCCCGGGCCCCGCCCTTCTCCAGGCTGAAGTGCACGCTGGCGGCCAGCTGCTCCAGCCGCACGGCGACGGGCATCAGGCTGCGCAGACACAGGTCCAGCTGCAGGGCGGCGCCCACGTGCACCACTGCGGCCGCCGGCCGgaactgcagctgctgcagctgcgCGAACGCGCCCATGGTCAGCACCACCTTCTGCCCTGCAGGGACACACCAGGGTGCAGTTAcaggacacagcacacaccaggacacagcacacaccagggTGCAGTTAcaggacacagcacacaccagggTGCAGTTAcaggacacagcacacaccagggTGCAGTTACAGGACACAGTTAcaggacacagcacacaccagggTGCAGTTAcaggacacagcacacaccagggCACAGTTAcaggacacagcacacaccagggGACAGTTAcaggacacagcacacaccagggCACAGTTAcaggacacagcacacaccagggCACAGTTAcaggacacagcacacaccagggCACAGTTAcaggacacagcacacaccagggCAGTTAcaggacacagcacacaccagggCACAGTTAcaggacacagcacacaccagggGACAGTTacaggacacagcacacagcagggcacagttacaggacacagcacacaccagggCACAGTTAcaggacacagcacacaccagggCACAGTTAcaggacacagcacacaccagggCACAGTTAcaggacacagcacacaccagggCACAGTTacaggacacagcacacagcagggcacagttacaggacacagcacacaccagggCACAGTTAcaggacacagcacacaccagggCACAGTTAcaggacacagcacacaccagggCACAGTTacaggacacagcacacagggaggGCTCAATTACAGGGCACAGCAAGGCCTCACTAAACCACAAAATGAGACATCACACGTTTGCTCATATGACAACTTTTCTGTGGAGTCACATCCTACAACCCTATCACCTTATTTCCAAAAAGCCTGAAGAAATACCATCTCTAGACAGGGATCTGAAATCTTAAACAGGCAGTCATGGAGGGTTTTCAACAAATTCCAGAACTGCAGTGCTTATTTGTCGATAGGCTACGCTGGTACAGAGTGCACAAACCATGGCCTGTTCTCCTCGGCAAACAATCTTATCTTCGTGGTATCAAAACAACACCGGGGTATAGATAAACAGTTTCAGAGGCCATGACCCTCCTTGGCTGTCCCACCCAAAGACAATCTACAGACAGCCAGTGACTCCACTTCCCCCTCCGACAACCAATGCAGCATCTCTCCTACAGCCCAAGTGACTCAATTTCCCAGTGGCGTGTCCCCGTGGCTCACCCTGGTTGTCCGAGGCTTGGCTGGAGAAGGTGAGGATCTCCTGGCAGAAGTGCTTCCTCTCCTCATCCGTCAGGTGCTCGTCACCTGCTAGCAGGGCGCTCGTTTGCAGGTATCTGGCACGGTTGTCAAGGGAACACAGGCAGCCCCACCCCcgtgcacatgcacgcacacgcctGCTCTATCATTGCAGCATATGCTTTAATGCTGTAGCAAATGTCCCCACAGTGATAGTGAAGGATGAGATGTCCCCACAGTGATAGTGAAGGATGATATGTCCCCACAGTGATAGTGAAGGATGAAATGTCCCCACAGTGATAGTGAAGGATGAAATGTCCCCACAGTGATAGTGAAGGATGTGGTGTCTCCACAGTGATAGTGAAGAAAAGGGCTTTCTGACACTGATAGAGTGAagcccataagtatttggacagtggtacaatttctgttcttttcgctctgtagtccagcacattcaatttgaaattaaacatggAGTAtcaggtcaaagtgcagacagtCACCTTCAAATGGagggtatttttgtacatattgggtgatccgtgtcgGAATGACATCCCTTTTCATACACCATGTGAGGGGTTCGTTTGCAGGATACTCCTCGGTGCGGTCGAGCTGTTTCTGGCAGTCTGCGATCTGCTTtcgggtgtgagtgacaggcagGGCCCAGCCCTCAGAGACGTAGGACAGCAGGGAGTCCTGCAGGAAGGCCTCGGCGTGGCGGGGATCTCCCTTtctcctgtacacacacgcgcacacaccatacacacaccatacacacacacacacacacacacacacacgccatacacacaccatacacacacacacatcatacacatcacacacacacacacacacacacacacatcatacacacaccatacacacacacacaccatacacacacacacacacacacacaccatacacacacacacatacacacacacacacacaccatacacacacacacatacacacacacacacacacgcgcacacgcacatgcacacgcacacacaccatacacacaccatacacacacacacacacaccatacacaccatacacaccatacacaccatacacaccatacacacacacacacacacacacacacacacacacacacacacacacacaccatacacaccatacacacacacacacacaccatacacacacaccatacacacacacacacacacacaccatacacacacacacacacacacacacacagacacacaccacatacacacacgcacatgcacacacaccatatacacagcacacatacacacacacaaatcatatacacagcacacacagacacaaaacaaatcatacacatagcacacacacagatcatttTATAtagacattacacacacacacaaatgatatacatagcacacacacacacacacacacacacgcgcacacgcacacgcacacgcacacacgcaaatcatatacacacagtcatCCTGGGTGATGCTACAGCCAATCAGGCACCCCTCACATGCTAGGTGGTGGAATAGGGAAGTTTGATTGGATCTCTTACATGTAGAACTCTGCCAGGCTCTTCCCCAGCAAACGTGCCGACCGCATCCTGCCTATGGCCCTGTACATCTCCATCGCAGAGTGAGAGAGCTCCTGATAAACAGGGGGAaagagatagagggaaagaaaatgagacagagggaggagagagggagagagggagagggaggagagagagaaaacattaGTTTTATAGAGTGACAGGGTGAAGGGTTAAAGGAGATGATGATGTGGCACACACGTTTAaagaagatgatgatgaggtAACATGTTTAAAGGAGATGATGATGTGGTACACATGTTTAAAGGACATGATGATGTGGTACACATGTTTAAAGGAGATGATGATGTGGTACACATGTTTAAAGGAGATGATGATGTGGTACACATGTTTAAAGGAGATGAATGTCATGCTATCAGGGGACAGGGTTCATGACTCCTGTTGAATAATTCATCAGCTGGATACAGCGCAGACTGGCCCTGCAGACAGTACAGTATAACCCATGACCTTGAAAGATGAAAAGATACATGAAAGATACTGGGCGCTCACCAGATAGTGCTTTTCAAAAGCTTCCACTGAAGATAAGGcttctttcagttttttgtaCGGACTCTGAAGGCTGCTGGCTGCAAAACAACACAGAAGCAGAGAGGTCAGACTGTGTCCAAAAATAGTCTCGCTCTTGTGGGCTACTATTACAGGTCTCTCCCGGTCTACCTGTCTCAGGTCTTTCTGTTCCCAGCCCCGCCAGCAGATCCACAGTTCTGTTGAGGTCCTCAGAATTCGGCCCGTTTGTGGACACCAGACCACACAAGGAGCCCAAAGACTTCAACTGTGAGAGAGAAgtgcgcatgtacacacacaaaaaagcaacAATGAGACGTAGTAGCACACCTTCTCATTGTTGTACGCCCAACAGGCccacagtagtagtagtagcagcacaCCTTCTCGGTGAGTAGAGACGCACAGGTAGTAGTGAAATAGTactgtagtagtagcagcataCCTTCTCGGTGAGTAGAGACGCACAGGCAGTAGTGAAATAGTactgtagtagtagcagcataCCTTCTCGGTGAGTAGAGACGCACAGGCAGTAGTGAAATAGTactgtagtagtagcagcataCCTTCTCGGTGGCGTAGGCCCACAGGCCCACGGTGTGCGTGCAGTTGGCCTCCAGCTGTGCCTGGTCGCAGCAGCCTTCAATCCTCTGCAGCACCTCCAGGCAGCTGAGGAACACCCAGCAgtccagcgccccctgcagcacagacacctgCAACGACCAGACACGTCTGCTCAGAGCTGGAGCTCGCtcggacagagagagcagggagagaggccgtgtgtggaggtgtgcggAGGCGTCGGGGCGGGGCGCGCACCTCCAGCAGACGCAGCTCCTGCACGCAGTTGTGCAGCAGCTCCAGGGCGCGCTGTGTCACCTCCCAGGGCCTCTGCAGGAAGATGAGCAGGGTGCACTGGCGGGAGAACAGGTAGCTGCGCAGGTCCAGCAGGGTGGCCTGGCCCCTCTGGATCTGATCCCTCTTCTCCATGTCTATGGGCCGGCGCAGCACCAGACCATTCCAGCTGTGCACCGGTGTGCAGAAGGAGCCCAGCCAGTTGGCCCcgtctgcgcacacacacacacacaccaatcacatTACAGACCGTATTCACCCTGCAGGTGCTGCAATCTAGAGCACTGTACACAGCTTCCGCCTGACAGCATTGTGACGACATCACTGAAGCAACAGCAACATCCTGCAACTCGTTACTGCATCCACTATTCATGTCCACTACGGTTAGGGAATCAATAATTATCCACGTTAGTGCTTATCCAGTGGCTAAAACAACAATACGTCACTAAGAACAGAGCCGgacctattaaaaaaaaaaaaaaaaacaggaactcAGAGATATTGTAAATTGTAGAGACAAGTACAAGATGACACAACAGGTagttgtgagagagagtcttaCCTCCAACCCCAAAGTTGAGTACGTACTGAGTGAAGAGAGCGTCCAGCTCATCGTACTGAACCAGAGCGTCTTCAAACTGCTGCAGCATCTCAAACACGAACGCCAGCTCCTCCTGCATGCGGTGGGAACAGAGAAACATTATATACCttccacagacaaacacacacacacacacacacacacacacaaacacaaacacagacaaacacacacacacacacaaacaaacagaaacacacacacacataaacacagacaaacacacacacacacgcacacacacaaacacacacacataaacacataaacacagacaaacacacacacacacacacacacacataaaaacacacacaaacacatatacatatacatatacatagacacacacacacacacggcaccttcacactcacacacacagtaacggAACACCCGACACTCTGGagttatttcaaatatattgaagaatttttttttttttttaaagatattttttaggcctttttcagctttattggacagtatatagtatagagagacagaaagaatgggagcgagagagaggggaagacatgcgacaaatgtcggacggtcggattcgaaccgccgacgtcgcggctcgcaatgagcatgcggtcagtgctctacaggctgcgccaccgagacaccccatatatatatattgcagaATTTAACTGGAGAGGCGTTTACTTTCCTCACCTGCACCATGAAGTAGTCGCAGAAGCTCCAGCCGGGCTCGGTGCGCTTCTCACGCAGGGTGCGCATGTCGTCCTCGAACTTGCCCAGGTTTTTGGTGAAGGACATGAGCAGCAGTGTGCGCAGCTTGGTGAGGAACGAGCTCCAGGACTCCTGCGACCGGGACGAGTCCTTCAGCGGGTCCGACAgaaccacacacctgcagagacaCGTCCGGGTCAGAACCGCACAGCacggggatgggggtggggggggggggggggaaacctgCTGCGCCCCGTTGCTATGCTAGGGTCTCTGTTGCTGCGCTAGCTTACCTGGTGCTGTGCGAGGACCCCGCTTGTAGTGCTAGCGGTTGTCGCTGTGCTAGTGTATCTGTCCCAGTGCTATCCACCCTGTCACTCCGCTAGCTCCCCATCACGGTGCTAGCATCCCTGCTAGCGTACCTGCTAGCGTACCTGCTAGCATCCCTGCTTGCATACCTGTCGCTCTGCTTGTTGCAGAAGTCGTTGCGGATCTTGTCCATGATGGAGGTGCGGGGCAGGATGTTGgtcttgttcttcttcttgcCGTCGTTCTCCACCACCACGATGAGCCAGTCCACAGAGCCATGGAGCCGCAGCAGGCTCTGCCAGCGCACCATGTCCTCCTTCACCGAGGACTTGTATACTTCAGTGTCCTGGGAACAGGCCACACCACATTCCTGGTCAGTATGCAACACCGAACGGGGGTGAGAGACAAGGTCCACACTCTgtagcaggggtgtcaaactccagtcctggagggc
This region of Conger conger chromosome 17, fConCon1.1, whole genome shotgun sequence genomic DNA includes:
- the LOC133116768 gene encoding trafficking protein particle complex subunit 10-like, translated to MESQEEKPIIYTMENKPIVTCAGDQGLFSSLYNSLAQQLPREPMEWRRSYGRAPKMIHLEANFVQFKEDLLPKEGNKALLTFPFLHMYWTDCCDTEVYKSSVKEDMVRWQSLLRLHGSVDWLIVVVENDGKKKNKTNILPRTSIMDKIRNDFCNKQSDRCVVLSDPLKDSSRSQESWSSFLTKLRTLLLMSFTKNLGKFEDDMRTLREKRTEPGWSFCDYFMVQEELAFVFEMLQQFEDALVQYDELDALFTQYVLNFGVGDGANWLGSFCTPVHSWNGLVLRRPIDMEKRDQIQRGQATLLDLRSYLFSRQCTLLIFLQRPWEVTQRALELLHNCVQELRLLEVSVLQGALDCWVFLSCLEVLQRIEGCCDQAQLEANCTHTVGLWAYATEKLKSLGSLCGLVSTNGPNSEDLNRTVDLLAGLGTERPETASSLQSPYKKLKEALSSVEAFEKHYLELSHSAMEMYRAIGRMRSARLLGKSLAEFYMRKGDPRHAEAFLQDSLLSYVSEGWALPVTHTRKQIADCQKQLDRTEEYLQTSALLAGDEHLTDEERKHFCQEILTFSSQASDNQGQKVVLTMGAFAQLQQLQFRPAAAVVHVGAALQLDLCLRSLMPVAVRLEQLAASVHFSLEKGGARGRASGTGGGAGRRRSGPGGTVLFTGGGESWGGGPLPPRASAPPLELHEMQDRSPTDGGLNSTGVVCKNVHLLLRRNDSSASLDTPSSGPVSMEEGAQLLRAEDVTLSPGNNSVLFTAPSGEPGTYTLRQLCATVGRVQFVLPHIYPIVQYEVYSQEPQLTVQPLTDNLLAGLPQKVKFTIVTGHYSVKKGDALQLSNTDTMPILHSPSCPARILSSSGDPVGECVLSIQCSEKVTSMSLPPTPPYHTLEFQLEVLCHIPAAPPRPENERLTNGQLRPRAKSGNHANAAMATIDQKISIDCPWSIYSTLVALTFHIPFKAKHSLLSAGKRKYIQVCVQNVSEMNFHLVDQSLEERHQASKLELQSLNSKTKKLLYRGQSLYCLWEMVWASDPPPCLQCVFSVSFSPDAAGDSAFTPYRYEFQLESISTLYSVRAEITPSPGAEQCHTGSLCRLEVCITRLAELSEAEQEDATLTESDGPCTTKLMYEVVDNSSNWAVCGKSSGLVSMPVAVSATHRVQMEVMPLFAGNLPFPKIKLLKYLPHYATPAIQPETDGCVENDNISLLDEQAETASIRSRGSVQSLGGAEPQRGLPMPRLEPFGAGQVFCLSQGQQVLVLPSLDHHVLEVNVT